The window TTGCATCACCAGAATATGGTCGCATAATTCAAAAAGTTAGGAGCACAGCATTCAGAAAAGGATATACATTTAGCACTTGGGATATTGTTGATGGATTACAAATCCATAATAAAGATGAAAATTCAAATAAATTAGATAAAGTCGAGAAACATCCGAATAATGGCGAAACTAAAAATCCTGATTCATTTCTTGAGTTTTTATTAAAAGGTAATAATGAGAACCAAGAATCAAAAGAGATTTTCATTATAGAAGATGCACATAAACAATTTAGAGATGAAAAATTTATAGTTCAACTAAGAAAACTTACTCAATATTTTAAAGTATTAAACAAACACTTACTGTTATTATCACCATTTTTTAAATTGCCTATTGAATTAGAAAAGTATGTGACAGTTCTAAATATGCCATTACCAGATAAAAACGATTTAGAAAAAAGGTTGAGAGTAATAACAAAGGATGAAGTTATAAATGATGATTTAAAAAACTTAATTCTTGATGCAGGTGCTGGATTAACAGATGTTGAAGCTGATTTGGCTTTTCGCTTAGCAAAAGAAAAAGTTGGCTTAAATAGTAAAGATGCAATTAGAATTATTGCAAGTGAAAAAGAACAGATAATAAAGAAAAGTGGAATTCTAGATTATTATCATACAACAGAAAATTTAGATTCAAGTGTTGGTGGTTTAGACAGTTTAAAAGTTTGGTTAAAACAAAGAAGCAAAGCATTTGAAAGAAAGGCGAAAGTATTTGGTTTAAAAGAACCAAAAGGAATGTTGCTTTTAGGTGTTCCTGGAACTGGAAAAAGTTTAACAGCAAAGGCAATTGCTACAGAATGGAATCAACCCTTATTAAAATTAGACATAGGTAAAGTATTTCAATCAGAAGTTGGTAGTAGTGAAAACAACATAAGAAATGCTATAATGACAGCAGAAGCAATTGCGCCTTGTGTTTTGTGGATAGATGAAATCGAAAAAGGATTAAGTACTGCAGGTGGCGAAAAAGATGGAGGAACAAATTCAAGAGTATTTTCAACCATTTTAACTTGGATGCAAGAAAAAACAAAACCAGTTTTTGTAGTTGCAACTGCCAACAATATTAGCAATCTTCCACCTGAACTTTTAAGGAAAGGTCGTTTTGATGAAATCTTTTTTATAGACTTACCAACAAAAAAAGAAAGGAAAAATATATTTGAAATTCATCTCAAGAAAAATAATCAATCAAATATAACTGACTTCAATCCAATAATTAATGAATCTAAATATTTCAATGGAGCTGAAATTGAAGAAACTGTAAAAGAAGCAATGTTTAAGGCATATATTGAAAACAATGAAGAACCAGCAATTAAATTATCACATCTAATTGAATCAGCCAAAGCAATTGTTCCTCTTGCAATCACAATGAAAAATAAAATTGACGGATTAAGAGATTGGGCATCAACAAGAGCTAGACCAGCAAGTTCTGATACAGATAAAGAAGATTTAAAGAAAGATAAATCTAAAAATCAAACATTAACAAAAAGAGAAAAGGAAGAAGATATCTTTTAATCAAATAGCACCTTAGAAGAAAATTAGATACACAATTTTTGTGTATCTAATTCATAATTAATTTTCCATTTCTAAAAAAGAAATAATTTCGCTCATCATATTCTCCCAAGCAAACCAGGATAACCAATTAAAATAGTTGGTTTCATCTTGTGGACTAGGTCTGTTTACTAATTTACCACAATCGTATTCAAATTCATCTAAAATTTGTAATATCGATAAATGATATTTTTTAGCGAAAGCTACTGTGTCTTTATAATAAATCATCCCAGGAACAGATCCGCTGTTTGCTGAGTAATAATCTTGTGGATATTTTTTTATTAATGTCCATTCTACATTGCCTTGTTTCAGTAATTCCTTGTGAAAACCAGGAAACGAACTGTAATTTTCTAAAAACTTTTTTTTACTTAATTTAGACATAATTTGTATTTACATCTAAGGCTTTTATTAGTGTTTTTAGCTCTATAAAAACATGCTGTAAAAATAAAATTTTTATCAATGTTTAGAATAGAAGAAATTCGAAAAGAACAATTCAGTTATTAGTTTGTTCATTGTTTTCAATTAAACATTAATCTACAAAAAACACATAATCCCTTTTATAAGATTGAAAATATATCACTTTCATTTATTAACCCGATAGTATTTTCTACTTCAATTTTAAATTTATAGTAAATTATATTATCGTCTTCATCTAGTTCTTCTAATGAGTTTATATAATTATAAGTGATTATTGAATCATTAGATTCAATTGTTTGAATTAATTCCCAATTATTAAATTCATTTAATATATAAACAAAATACTTGCCTTTATAACAACACTTGTCCCATGATAATTCAATATTATTTAATGACGTGAATGTTTGCTTTGCAGGATCCAAATACGGTTTTGAGGGTGGATTTGTATCTATAATATTAGTTACAATAGTTTTGGATGATTTTGATTTGACAAATTCAATTTTATTATTACCATTATGGTCTTTATATTCTATTTTTCTAACAGTTATTAAATTATAATAGATAGGTTCGCCATAAGGTATCTGATCTAAGTCAGAAAAATCATCTTCAATATAAAAAGGTTTTAATGTGTCAATACTTGACAATTCAATTTCTTTTACAGGTTCAATATCTCTAGGATTTAATGCTACAGCACTGTTATTAAGTCTATAAATTTGAATTTTATTAATGTTTTGACTTTCAACTATTTTATTAATTTCAAAGAGTACACTCGACTTAAAGTCATTTTCATAAGTAGGAAGTTTTACCGTTAAATTTTTAATAACTAAAGGGTTTGGTGGAGTTGTATTAATCAATTGAACAGGGCCAAGGAAATCACTTGCTTTACCAAACTTTAATGCTTTATTCATTTCCCTAACTGTATAAACATATGCTGTATTTTTATTCATATTTCCATCCAAAGTGAAATCAGTAAATAAGATTTCCTTATCTGAAATTATCTTAGCCATTGGAGCCATATCAAACTCATCAGAACTCGGGTGTAATATTTTACCATTTTTATCTCTTAAATTTTGTTTCTTTGGTAAAGGTATATATGCACCATCATTAATAAACTCAGTGATTATTGGGTGTTCCGTTAACGGTAACATACAGGTGGAAATTAAATATCTCATGCGCTTTTTCCATTCATCACTCCAAGGAGTTAAACCTGGGTTTTCATTATCTCCATTAATGACAATATCTCCATCTGGATTAGGAAAAGCGAAAGGATTACCATACAAGTCTGGAAATTCTTTAAAATCACTAGTACTATCACAATCTAATTGCTCTAATTTATTACATTCTAGAGCAAGTAACCCTTTCCATCTATCTTGAAAATGATCATCTCCAGTAATTGGCAAAATCCGTGGTAAAATATCTTCCTTTAAAGTTTTATTACTATATAAAATAGATAGAATTCTATTAATATCTGTTCTAAAAAATACAACTCCCCAAGGTTTCGCCTTAAATTTTGTTTTAAAAGAATATTGTGCTTTTCCATAGAAATTTGGCGGAGTTGCAAATAAAGGTCCAGTAGGTGGATCTGGTTGTTCTAACTTTATAATCTCATTACCAAAAATAATAGCAGGAACACCAACTGGTGAAGAATATGGTATTGAATTGTTATCTAAAACATCATAATCTATAGTTTGTAATCCTATTAATGTTTTTTGTTCCCCTTTTCCAATTTCTGGAAGAATTGTTGTTTCGTTAAATAAAGCAGCATTATCTGAACGCAAATACACTTTGTAAGATGGATAATAATTAACGGATACATTTGAGCCTATTTTAATCTCTGGAGCAATATTAGCAATCTGTATTCTTTTATCTTGATAATTTATTGAGTCATAAGAATTTATTTTATTTACTTGATTTGAATAACTTAAATCACTTGCTATTAATATAAGTTTTTGAGGTGGAATAGTTCCAACATTTTGTATTTCATCAATTTTTAATACTTTTCTTGCTTTTGTTCCTGTTGAATCATTAATAGCATGAACTCGAATAGTTCCCTTAAACCAATCAACAGATGATGTATTTGAATTATTATCTGGAGAAATAAATTGAGGATGATGATCTAAAACTATATTGTTAAATTCAATCTTATAATAAGCAAACTCTTTTATCACATCATTATTAGCTTTATCTTTAACTCTATTATTATCCTTATCAACCATGTACTCTATCATTGTATGATGACTAATATTACAATCATCCCAAAGTCCTCTAACTTTTATATCATTAGGGTTCTGTCCGTTTTCATCTAAATAAGTTTCTGTTTTTACAGAAAAATCATTATTTATTAATTCAATTTCAAAAGACAGTTGATTATCATTTGGTGTTACTTTATCCTTCCAACTAATTGAATTAGAAAAATTTTCTACTATTAAAAACGCATCATGCTCTGAAATTTCTGGTCCTTTATATCCTTGTGTTAATTGATAGTTATTATTTGAACTATTTAAATTAGCTACTCTTTGTTCATTTTTCTTAACCTTAATAGTAGGATAGGTACCATCGGTATTTACGGTTAGAATTTCTACAATCTCATATTGTTCAGAAGAATAAGAAAATAAACTACCTACATAATTGGGGTAATCATCTAAGTTAATTTTGGGTATTAAGATTTCACCTGTACTGTGATAATCAAAATCTTTTGTTTCAATGAAACAAAATTTAGAATCCGTATCATCATAAACGTTTTTTACACCTCCAATTATATTATCAGGAAATTTTTTACTGTGGAATATTCTAATTTTATTTCCCCAAGAATAATTTTTCTCTTGTACATGATTATAATCAAAAATTAATCGCACCAATGTTTTATCACCATTTATGCCTTTCAACCAATCTTGTTCATCTTTTGTAGTCAACATTGGTAGTCCTTCTTCTTGTATTAAATGAACATTAATATTTGAAGGAGGCATTAGAGTATTCTCTACATTAAATTTTGTTTCATTTGTGCTAACTTCATTAGATAGCACACTAGTTCTATAAAAGATATTTACAGGATATGAGTTGTAATGATTAAACCCTTCACTTTCAATTGCATGAATATAGTTTGGTTTATCACTTTCTTTATTAAATAATGCCAAAGCATTTTCTTTATACGAATCAGAACTTTCTAAAAAAGCCTCTTCATGTAACAAATCTGGTTTATTCCAAGATGGAGCATCGTCTTGTTTATTTTTAAACCCAAGAAAAATGGGATTCGAAAATTCACTAGACTCAAACTCTATGTTTGGATTAAAAAACGAATTACTTAAAGAATAATCTGTTTCTAATTGCGCTTTTAGATTAACATATCGAGTATTCATTTTAAACGCATATCCTTCTTCATCAGTAATTGATAAAGGCTCAGAGGTAGCATTATCAATTTTTAATCCATAGGTAATTGGAAGCATTTTTAATTTTTGAGGCAATCTTTCATCTTCTACTCCTGTAGGCAAACTAAAATATATGTGTTTAGTATAATATTCTTCGTTATAATCTTCAGGGTTTTTAATTGTTTCGTACTCAGCAAAATAAATAAACTGCTCGCTCTCATTAACAAAGTTATCTATAAAACCAAGTCCAAGCATTCTTGCATTATGATAATCAAGTGAAGCTAATTGAATGAAATCTAAGTAACTAACCTCCATTTTTGATTCATCTTTCTCATTACTAAAAGATCCTTCTGATTGTTGGTGTTCAAAAATTGCTTTTGGGTCAGTTTCACTTAATGTAATAAATTTATCAACTCCTTTTCCTAGACCAAAATCAGTGTCTTTCCATCTGTCTTTATAATTTTGTGCTTTAATTACTTGATTCGAATCAAACTTATGCCATAAAGCATCAATTTTATATTTAGATAAATCTTCTAAACGTTTAAAAACTTTAGACTGGTTTTTCTCTAAAGCAAAATTACCAATAAACTCTGCTTGGTTTTTCCTAGTTCTAAGGATATCAGAGTAGCTTTCTAATACAATACTAATTGAAGAATTTAATTGAACAGAAAATCTTATAAATGAAACGTTCTCTGCTATAATTCTACATAAAGTTGTGGTAGAGTTATAGGTTTTCCTAGTGGAAATTATAGGATCATCTTCAGCATAAGATCTGTTTTCTACGGAAAACGTTTCTAACCTAAGAGTAGAATTCGCATCTTTTAAAATATTAATAGCAAAACTTAACTCATCTTTGCATGAAAATTTAAACGTGTTTAGACCATAAGCAGTTAATAATTCTTGAGCTTTCTTGAGATTATTTATTGCACCAATACTATTTCTTATGGCTGTATATTTTGTATTGTTTTCAAACTCTAAATAGTATGTTTTTTCTCTCCATTTATAAACCCAAATAAAGTCATCATCATTAATCGTATGTGGAAATTCATTAAAAATATTGATACCATTATTTAATGATCGCTCAGCATTATAGGGTACTCTGTAAACTTTTACAAAATCATCTTTTTTATTAAAACAAAGATTATTAGTTGCATAATTCCCTTTAGGTAAATGATTGTCTCCTAAATTACCTGTTAAAAACCAACGTAAATGATTTCCATACGATGAATCTATGCCTTTTGAACCAGCGGATTGTAAACTTAAATATGGAGATTGTAATTTGTAGTTATCTCCAAAATTAAATGGAACTTTTTTATAAGGGATTTCTTTTGGATTATCATTAGGATCCCCATTAGGATTATCATTTGGGTCGTCATTTGGATCTGAATCCTCACAAATAGAAATTGCAGTCACTTTTAGTTCAGTATTGACTAAAAACTCCACATTATTTAGTATAACTTCTAATTTGTTTAATTTTAAATTAACCGTTTCAAAAGCAACGTCTTCAATCCAGCTTTCATTAGCATCATTGTCAACAACTTTACAAGATTGAAAAGAAGCGTCTGTCTGAATAACCAAACCTTTAGTATCTTTTTTATCTTCAGTAATTCCTCCATGTATTTGGAGATAATCGTTATTCTTATCTAAACCGTATAAAGTGTAATTTTTTAAATCAAAAGATTGATTTTTTATAATATTAAATTTCGAGTCAAAAACTAAAATATTTTGTTTTTTTGACTTAGAACCGTGAGCAATGCAAACGTAATGATTTTGATACTTTACTGCCTTTGTAACTGTCACATCTCCTAAACCTAAATCAAAAACTTTAGTTTGTGATACTTTTAACTCCTTGGGGGTTCTATTACAAGCAAGAATAGTTAAATACGCCTTTTTATTTTTAATATAATTTCCAAAAAGAATTAAGCCTCTTTCTTTTTCTACTAATATATTGTCTATTCTAGGAACTATATTTAATCCTTTAATTGTAAAGGTCTTCGTTTTTTTAAATTCAGAAGATAACAATGTAATTAATCCTTTATTTGGACCAGCAGCAGCTGAACCATATAATAAAATGGATTTTTGATATAGAATAGCTCCTCTATACTGATCATCCCATATTCTAGAAATCTTAATTGAATTAGTAATACTAAAATCTAAATTCAATTTTATACAACAAACAGTATCTTTTTTGTTTGTGGGCGATTCAATAAAACCAAGTGAAATAAAAATTTCTTCATTATTTAAAAGTAATAATGATTGTATATTTCTTATATAATTTATTTTAATTTCTTTATGATGCAATAGATCAGATTCAAAATTAAAAACAAATAGATAGGGTATTATAGAATGCCCTTCACTTTGATAATATCCTAGAATAACAAAATTGCCTTGAGGATCTAGAATAGCTTTGCTAAAAAACAATCGCTTATTTTCTAACCCAAATTCAATTGCATTAGGATTGGCTTGCTCAGCTTCATTACCTAATCCTGAAAGTACAATTCCCTTTTCAGAATTCCCAAAAGTGTATTGAACACCATTTAGACCAACCAGAATTTTAAGAATAGAATAATTATTATCAAGATCACTTGACCCAGTTAAATTATATGATTTTGTATATAAATTAGCCATAATTAAACATTTAAATTTTTAGTAGTAAAACTTGGTGGTATTTCAACATATTTATCTTGATTATTATCCCATTGTAAATAATCAAACCTGAATTTTAGATTGTTTGGTAAATTTGTGTTACTCATATTTAATATTAAAACTTCAGTACGGTCTTTAGAATAAATAGAAACAAATTTTGATTTTAACCAAGTAGAGTTAAATAATAATTCAAGGTTGGATTCTAAATTACTCATAGTGTCATTTTCAAAATCAATACTATATTTATCATAAAGAGATTGTTTTAGATTATCATAAATTGGAAATATACTTTTTTCAATAACCTCATTTGGAATTCTAGGATCATTTAAAGGTTCAACTGAGCGAATCCAAGTTCCAATAAAATGGTTTGTATTAGTTTCTACCAAAAGATTAAATTCTGTTCCAACTGGTGGTAACATTTCTTTTAATCCTGGCAGATATTCTTTCACAATTCTCTCACAATCATTAGGGTATGCTTGTAGCGTTTTGTCATCATAAGGATAATGAGCTTCCATACCAACAGCAATAAGAAGAGTCTTTACAATTTCTTTTGTAGCTGTAGTTACATCATTTCCTAATTCTAAATTAATTGTGTAAACCGCATCTTTAGTATCTCCTGCTTTTCCTTTTAGTTTATAACTATTAATATGCTCTTGTAGATTTGCAAAACGAGAGGTTTGAAATGGATAAGAATGTATGTTTTTTTCTGTTCCATTGTAGATACCAAATACTACAGCATTATATAGTTTTGAAGGTAATAAGTGTTCTACCTTAACCTCCATATTTTTTTGTAGAGGAGTTATAGGATCGCCTCCTATTTGCCAACACGTTTGCCCATCAAAATCTGGATTTTTTATTTTAGGATTACGCAAATTGTTAATAGCCTCAATTCCTTTTGGGATTGGTGGATTATCATTCTCTTTCCAAGCAACAGTTGAAACTGGGAATTGCGAAATAACAGCTAATTGATGTTGGTTTTCAGTTGTTAATTCTGAGTCCTTTACACCAAAATTTTCAGTTGGGTCTTTCACTCGTAACCCAATATCACAATCACTTTCTCCTAAATTTTTATAATCTGGCCATTTGTTAAACATATGGTACACGAATGGATGATTATAGAATATTTTTAAATCTGGATTCTCAAAATAAAGAGGTTTCGCATTAATGATATTACCAGTAGTATCTGGATACGATATTTTATGATTGATATAGCTTCTTAAACTTAATTCAGGCACATCTAACTGCATTTCAAATACTTCAATCTTATTATTGAATTCATCTAGAATGAATTCTCCAAGTTCATCTAATTTATATTTTCTATCCTTACGCTTTCCATCACTTTCCAGCTTAAATTGATCTTTAACTGATTGGCTCAAATGTTCTAAACCAAAATGCCCTATTGGACCTTGAGTTTTAAATTGAATATAATACGTTTCTTCAACTGGAAGAGTAACTCCACTAATATTCTCTTTAGTTATAATTTCTAGACAATAATTAATGTCTGGCTTCCAAATAGGAGCAATTACCTTGTTCGCTAATTGCATGGAATCATATTCAGCTTCTAGAGCTGCAACCGAAGGAATAGAATTATTATACAACACATCTTCTTCTGTTAACCAACATATTTGATGTATGTAAGTAGCACATTTATCTATGTTGCCTTCTTTTTCATTTGGATTAATTTTTTCTTTTAAAATATATAAACTCCTAATTTTTTCTGATATTTCTTTACATTCATTTTCTTTTTCATTTAATGTATTTGTCCATTTTTCGCAATTTCCTTTAGCCTTCTCATAATCTCTTTT of the Tenacibaculum todarodis genome contains:
- a CDS encoding DUF7222 domain-containing protein, with product MSKLSKKKFLENYSSFPGFHKELLKQGNVEWTLIKKYPQDYYSANSGSVPGMIYYKDTVAFAKKYHLSILQILDEFEYDCGKLVNRPSPQDETNYFNWLSWFAWENMMSEIISFLEMEN
- a CDS encoding AAA family ATPase, producing MEKSFEDLKYMLDANYPLIYLASPEYGRIIQKVRSTAFRKGYTFSTWDIVDGLQIHNKDENSNKLDKVEKHPNNGETKNPDSFLEFLLKGNNENQESKEIFIIEDAHKQFRDEKFIVQLRKLTQYFKVLNKHLLLLSPFFKLPIELEKYVTVLNMPLPDKNDLEKRLRVITKDEVINDDLKNLILDAGAGLTDVEADLAFRLAKEKVGLNSKDAIRIIASEKEQIIKKSGILDYYHTTENLDSSVGGLDSLKVWLKQRSKAFERKAKVFGLKEPKGMLLLGVPGTGKSLTAKAIATEWNQPLLKLDIGKVFQSEVGSSENNIRNAIMTAEAIAPCVLWIDEIEKGLSTAGGEKDGGTNSRVFSTILTWMQEKTKPVFVVATANNISNLPPELLRKGRFDEIFFIDLPTKKERKNIFEIHLKKNNQSNITDFNPIINESKYFNGAEIEETVKEAMFKAYIENNEEPAIKLSHLIESAKAIVPLAITMKNKIDGLRDWASTRARPASSDTDKEDLKKDKSKNQTLTKREKEEDIF